The region CGCTCACCAAGCAATTCGTGTTTATAATCGGCTTCCAGCGCTTTTAACAAGCCGGGAAGCTCTGTAGTACCAAAATACTGGTCTACATCGGGAATTTCCTTTTGAAGATCGGGCTTGTAACGCTCGCTTAAACATCCGGTAACAAAAACTTTATCTACTTCACCCTGCTGTTTTTGTTCTACAAATTCTAAAATGGTATTCACCGATTCTTCCTTGGCGTTGTCTATAAATCCGCAGGTATTAATCACCACAATATTCCCGTCCTGCTCGTGCACCACGTCTTTATTGTTACCTTTCAGCTGCCCCATCAACACCTCACTATCATACACGTTCTTGCTGCAACCAAGGGTTACTACATTAATACGGTTCTTTTTTATCGACTTCGTCCTCATATAATTCTAATTTTCAAAGCTGCGTCTACATGTCTTCGGTTCGTCAAGCTGAACTTGGTTCAGCTTCTAATATAATTTGATTATGAACAAATTAGATCCTGAAACAAGTTCAGGATGACGTCTAAAAAATAATTATACAGCTTCTTAAAAGCGGGTGCAAAGATACAATCTATAATTTGAACTACAGCGTGTTAAAGCTTAATGCTTAAAATTCTCACCCAGCTTTTTTAAGTATTTTGTATCTTCCCGAAACTAAAGCCTTAGCACCAATATTTTATCAATGAAAAATTACATCCTCCTCACTTCCCTCCTATTTTTTATGTTGAATTTGCTAAATGCACAGCAACGTGTGGAAGAAATTCCGCTGAAAATTGGCGTGATGGAAAGAGGAGCGCTAAACGCGATTACCGATGTGAGGGGCGTAAAAGTTGGTCATACCACTTTGGTGAAAGGCGATTCGGTCCGGACGGGTGTAACGGCTATTCTTCCGCACGGCGGAAATATTTTTCAGCAGAAAGTACCCGCAGCGGTTTTTGTGGGTAATGGCTTCGGAAAACTTGCCGGCAGCACCCAAATTAACGAACTCGGCAATCTTGAAACTCCAATAATTCTTACCAATACTTTAAATGTTCCAACTGCCATGGACGCAGTAATAAAATATACGCTGAACCTGTCCGGAAATGAGGATGTGCGCTCGGTAAACGCGGTAGTGGGCGAAACCAACGATGGGTATTTAAACGATATTCGCGGGCAACACGTAAAAAACGAAGATGTAATTTCTGTGATTCAAAATGCGAAAAACGGTAAAGTGCCAGAAGGAAATGTTGGGGCCGGAACCGGTACAATTGCATTTGGTTATAAAGGTGGAATTGGAACTTCTTCCCGAGAACTTCCCAAAAGCCTGGGCGGTTATACTTTAGGCGTTTTGGTGCAAAGTAATTTTGGTGGGGTTTTGCAAATTGGCGGCGTCCCGGTTGGTCAAAAGCTCGGGAATTATAGTTTCAGCAATAATCTGCTGAATAATGTAGACGGTTCCTGTATGATGATAATAGCTACCGATGCTCCATTGAACAATCGAAACCTTGAGCGCCTGGCAAAACGTGCCTTCCTGGGGCTCGCAAAAACAGGAGGAATTGCTTCAAACGGCAGCGGCGATTATGTGATCGCTTTTTCTACTGCGGAAGCTGTGAGAGTTCAGTATAAAATAGAAACAGAGACTTTGAAACAGGAAATTGTACCAAACGATTTAATGTCGCCGCTATTTATGGCCACCATTGAAGCCACCGAAGAAGCCATCTTAAATTCTATTTTTATGGCTGAAACCACCACTGGTTTTAAAGGCAGAACTATAAAAGCTTTGCCTAAAGAGGAAGTGTTGAAGTTGTTAAAAGAGGCCGGGGTTTTAGAGAATTAGAGGTTAAATTCTTTTAGCTTTGTTCTAAGATGAATATGTCTTATATTTGTGTAAAACTATATAGATATGATACCTTCAGATTTCAGGGATTTTTTCGTTAATAGTCCAGCGACTGTTCAACAAGAGATAGTGGCTTCGTTGCTATCATTGTCTTTGCAAGAAAGTGAAGTAAAGGACAGCAACGAGGCAAAAGCAGTTACCTGTCCTCATTGCTCAGAAAAGCGTGTTCGTGCCAATGGCAAGCTCAAAGGCGTTCAACGCTATGTTTGCAATGGCTGTAAGAAGAATTTCAGTGAGACCACAGGTAAGTTTTGGTATAATATAAAAAAGAAAGAGAAGTTAAATCGGTATTTATACTGTTTGTTGTCGGGCTACAGTATCAGGAAAAGTGCAGAAGAGACGGAGATATCAATTCAAACGTCCTTTGATTGGAGACATAAATTGCTCACGTCATTTTCCAGTGTTTCGGTAGAAGAGTTTCAGGGCATAGTCGAAAGCGATGACCTGTTCTTTGCCTACTCAGAAAAAGGAGGACGTCATTTAGGTAGAAAACCGAAAATGCGAGGAGAAAAAGCAAGCAAAGCAGGCATAAGTGATGAAAAAGTAGCTGTAGTGGCAACTTGTGATAGATCTGGAAACAAAGACTTTAAAGTGGCCACAAGAGGTCGTATCAGTAAAGAGGATCTGAATAGAATACTTAAAGGGAAACTTGATAAAGCTGACGTACTCTGCAGCGACAGCCATAGAAGTTATGGTGCTTTTGCAAAAGCCAACACAATTGCCCATAAAAAGTTCAACACCTCAAAGGGACAGCGAACCGTAGATAAGGTGTACCATGTCCAGAATGTAAACAATATGGATATGAGATTGAGAAAGTTCATGGATTCTTTCAATGGGGTAGCTACAAAATACTTACAGAATTACTTGAATTGGTTCTTGGTACTTGAAAAAATCAAGAACTCAACCAGTAAAATGGCAACAGTTACAGCCATTGCCTTTGCTTCAAATAGCGCATGGTACGAGTACAAACAACAACTATTCAATATGCTAATTAGAACTTAGCCATTCTTTTTTATTCTGAAGAAATATAAAATTGAGAAAAAAAAATTAAGGGTCACATTTACCTTATAATATCTTGATCATTTACTGGAATTTACTGTTTTTCGGGGTAGGATGTAGCTTCTAAATTTTTTCAATAAAATTTCAGTAAATTTATAAGGATACTAAAAATCCTTGTTGAACTAAACGAACTTATTGGTGACCTGCTACCAACAATTCGACAAAAATTTAAATTGTAAATTCCTGTCACTCTATGATAAAGTCATTTTTAATAAGTTTGTTTTTACTAGTCCCGTTAATGGGATTCTCACAACTAAACGACAGCCTGCCTGAGCCTATTATTCCTAAAGAAAAGATAGAACTCTTAAAAAATATCAATTTCACCTTCGATATGCGTATGGGTTTCCAGGCATATACCTTTAGAGGTGGAGACAACTATTACAATGGTATTCAGTTTTTAAATGGCTTTACAGCGCTGGGAATTTCGGGGAAATTACACGAAAAGGTGCATTTCACTTTTAGAAACCGCTTTAATAAAAATAGCGATGTCCAAACTCTAGATCGATTAGGTAGTAATATCGAGCTGGCGTTTATCGACATTAAAGCCAGCCCGTCCCTTGAAATCAGGCTTGGAAAAATGAATCCTTTTTATGGCGGTTATGAATACGAGTTCAGTCCGTTGTATGTTTTGGAATATAATGATGTTTACAACAATGTTCTCGCATTTGTTACCGGGGCCGGAATTACCTACCAGGCATTAGAAAATCACAAATTCGGCTTACAAGTTTTAAACTCACGCACCATGCATTACGACGATCTTTATGGGGATATAGTTGCTGAAAACATCCAGGAACCAGATTGGCCGGTAGCCTTTGTTGGAAACTGGCGTGGAAGCTTTTTTGACGGAAAACTGCAAACCATCTATAGTTTAAGTCATTCTTATGAAGTAAAAAAAAGAGGAACCACTTTTTTCACCTTAGGCCACAAATACCAAAACCGAAATCTTACCCTTATGTATGATTTTCACTACAGTTATGAAGAGGTAGATACTAAAGGTATTCTTACCAGCATTATCAGTGACGAATCGATAGCGGAAGATGTATTATATGTGGAAAACTGGTTAAGGGCAGAATACCGTTTCAATCCAAAATTCACGGGTTTATTAACCCTAATGACTAGCAGTGCCTACGATAACGTAAAAACCAGCAATGACCATATGCGAAGAAGCTATGGAATGATCCCTACTGTATATTACAGTCCGTTTAAAAATATTGATCTGCGGTTTTTCTTAGCTTATATTGGCCGGTATTTTGATTATTCAGATTTTGCTAGAGACAATTTTGATGTTTCCAGTTATAATAAAAATGAAGTAAGAATCGGCTTTATTGCTCCTCTATTACTATTGTAAGTTCGCAGCATCATTCAGTAATTAATCAAACAGACAAAAAATGAATACCTACAAAATACCTGCTCAAACCCGTATTGGGCACGTGCATCTTAAAGTAGCAGATCTTGAGCGTTCGCTAAAATTTTACCGTGATCTCCTGGGTTTTGAAGTCACTATGCATTATGGGGATCAGGCTGCATTTATTTCTGCCGGCGGCTACCATCATCATATTGGTTTAAATACCTGGCACAGCAAGGGCGCACCACCTGCTTCCCAAAATACCGTAGGTTTATATCATACCGCAATTCTTTATCCTACCAGGAAAGACCTCGCACTTATCTTCAACCGATTGCGAGAAGCAGATTATCCGCTTACCGGGGCAAGTGACCACGGTGTCTCAGAAGCATTATATCTCAATGATCCTGATGGTAACGGCGTGGAGCTTTATTGGGACCGCCCTAGAGATCAATGGCCAACTAAAGAAGATGGTTCCATAGAAATGTTTACGCACGTGTTAAACCTTCAGGACTTACTTAAAGAGATTAAATAAGAATTTATTGATAAAAAATCTGATAAATTCTTAAAAATTAATAGTTTTATAGCTATTCTTTATTTAAAGCCTTGGGGATGAGTTATTTTTTTGAAAAAATAATATCTCCTTATGGATTCTAATGAATAAGCAAACCACTTAAAGCTAAATATTGAAAAGCAAAACAAACATTTTCTTATTAACCAGTTTTCTATTTGCCGCTGCATTAACCGGATGGTTTTATTATCAAACAGCGAATAGAATTGGAGACTTAAGTGAAAATAATAAAACCGATCGTGATTTTGAGGTTTGTGATAAAGACTGGATAGGTCAGAATTATGGAATGACTGCAGGTTATGAAGGAGGTAAAAAAGCAATAAAACAGGATATTCTAAATGATTTAGAAGCCATGAGTTTTGAAAAATCGGGTTTAATCACATTTCGCTTCATTGTAAACTGTAAAGGAAAAACAGGCAGATTTCAGGCTAAATCAACTGATTTAGACCTACAGGAAATGGAAGTTAATCAGGCAAAAATAAAAGAGCTAGAGAAGGCATTGCTTCAATTAGAAAACTGGATTCCGGCAAAAAACGAATTTAATTCTTATGACAGTTACTATGTCTTAAATTTTAAAATTAGAAACAACAATATTGTAGATATATTCTAGCCTGATGAAAAGATTTTTCAAAATATTTAAAATAGTTTTAGGAGTTATATTAACAGCCTATACGGTAGTAATCATCTCTTTTTTACTCTTCTCACCCTTTGAAGACCGGTACAATCTTGCGGCACATATGCAGGGCGTATTCTTTTCCCAATCGGTTTTCGAAATATTAAAGTTTCAGCAGCCCGAAAATGATGAATTATATTTTGAGCAATCGGTACCTTTTAATAAAAGGGGATATTACGCGAGGGGATTTTCTCTTTTAGACAAAGCTGTAGCATTGAATCCCAAGGTACATTTGGGGTATAGAGGATATATGAAACTTAGGTTTTTAAGAAATTATAAGGCGGCTTTAGAAGATTTTGACAGGCTGGACGCTTTAACTCCAAATTTTGTAGACGCACCCTGGGGAGAGGATATAGATTTCCTGAGAGGAGAAGCCTATTTTGGACTGGAAGATTATGAAAATTCGATAATTCATTTCAAAAAAAGTATTGAAAATCAAGGTGAAGACTGGGTAGACAATCAAACTTATGTGTTTCTTGGACTTTGTGAGTATAGACTGGGCAACCTCGAAGAAGCCATTAATTATCATCAAAAAGCGCTTAGCCAATCGGAGTATACGGTAGAAGCTCACATAGAACTCGCAAAAATATATGCGGAACAAAACAAAACGGAAGCCGCAAAGACTCATTTAGAACAAGCCGATAAATATTTCAGTTATAAAAGAGATAATCCTTATAATGAATATTTAAATGAAGTTTATAAAAGTGATTTGGTGCTTTTAGAGCATTCAGAAGCATAGAAGAAACCCCTAAAACAAGTGTCAAAAATTTAATTAATTAACATTTTTTTGCGTCGCTCCTTTATTTATTTGTATTTTGAAGGCTATGATTTTAAAAAAGTATGCTTTTTTCATTGTTGTTTTAATAATTTTTTCAAGTTGTTCCAAAGGAGATAGAGACTCTAGTGATGGAGCGTTTGGAGACAAGAAGGACACCAAACCCTATAAAATTTCCAAAGATTTAGAAGCCATAAAAGAAGATGGCGTTTTACACGCGATAACCATCTATAATTCCACAAGCTATTTTTTGTATAGAGGAATGCCTATGGGCTTTGAGTATGAATTGTTGTCCCGCCTGGCCAAA is a window of Salegentibacter salegens DNA encoding:
- a CDS encoding DmpA family aminopeptidase; translation: MKNYILLTSLLFFMLNLLNAQQRVEEIPLKIGVMERGALNAITDVRGVKVGHTTLVKGDSVRTGVTAILPHGGNIFQQKVPAAVFVGNGFGKLAGSTQINELGNLETPIILTNTLNVPTAMDAVIKYTLNLSGNEDVRSVNAVVGETNDGYLNDIRGQHVKNEDVISVIQNAKNGKVPEGNVGAGTGTIAFGYKGGIGTSSRELPKSLGGYTLGVLVQSNFGGVLQIGGVPVGQKLGNYSFSNNLLNNVDGSCMMIIATDAPLNNRNLERLAKRAFLGLAKTGGIASNGSGDYVIAFSTAEAVRVQYKIETETLKQEIVPNDLMSPLFMATIEATEEAILNSIFMAETTTGFKGRTIKALPKEEVLKLLKEAGVLEN
- a CDS encoding IS1595 family transposase, which gives rise to MIPSDFRDFFVNSPATVQQEIVASLLSLSLQESEVKDSNEAKAVTCPHCSEKRVRANGKLKGVQRYVCNGCKKNFSETTGKFWYNIKKKEKLNRYLYCLLSGYSIRKSAEETEISIQTSFDWRHKLLTSFSSVSVEEFQGIVESDDLFFAYSEKGGRHLGRKPKMRGEKASKAGISDEKVAVVATCDRSGNKDFKVATRGRISKEDLNRILKGKLDKADVLCSDSHRSYGAFAKANTIAHKKFNTSKGQRTVDKVYHVQNVNNMDMRLRKFMDSFNGVATKYLQNYLNWFLVLEKIKNSTSKMATVTAIAFASNSAWYEYKQQLFNMLIRT
- a CDS encoding tetratricopeptide repeat protein, encoding MKRFFKIFKIVLGVILTAYTVVIISFLLFSPFEDRYNLAAHMQGVFFSQSVFEILKFQQPENDELYFEQSVPFNKRGYYARGFSLLDKAVALNPKVHLGYRGYMKLRFLRNYKAALEDFDRLDALTPNFVDAPWGEDIDFLRGEAYFGLEDYENSIIHFKKSIENQGEDWVDNQTYVFLGLCEYRLGNLEEAINYHQKALSQSEYTVEAHIELAKIYAEQNKTEAAKTHLEQADKYFSYKRDNPYNEYLNEVYKSDLVLLEHSEA
- a CDS encoding porin, with the translated sequence MIKSFLISLFLLVPLMGFSQLNDSLPEPIIPKEKIELLKNINFTFDMRMGFQAYTFRGGDNYYNGIQFLNGFTALGISGKLHEKVHFTFRNRFNKNSDVQTLDRLGSNIELAFIDIKASPSLEIRLGKMNPFYGGYEYEFSPLYVLEYNDVYNNVLAFVTGAGITYQALENHKFGLQVLNSRTMHYDDLYGDIVAENIQEPDWPVAFVGNWRGSFFDGKLQTIYSLSHSYEVKKRGTTFFTLGHKYQNRNLTLMYDFHYSYEEVDTKGILTSIISDESIAEDVLYVENWLRAEYRFNPKFTGLLTLMTSSAYDNVKTSNDHMRRSYGMIPTVYYSPFKNIDLRFFLAYIGRYFDYSDFARDNFDVSSYNKNEVRIGFIAPLLLL
- a CDS encoding VOC family protein, which produces MNTYKIPAQTRIGHVHLKVADLERSLKFYRDLLGFEVTMHYGDQAAFISAGGYHHHIGLNTWHSKGAPPASQNTVGLYHTAILYPTRKDLALIFNRLREADYPLTGASDHGVSEALYLNDPDGNGVELYWDRPRDQWPTKEDGSIEMFTHVLNLQDLLKEIK